Proteins encoded within one genomic window of Synechococcus sp. PCC 7335:
- the nrdJ gene encoding ribonucleoside-triphosphate reductase, adenosylcobalamin-dependent, with protein MVQELKRSHTKSPFPEGAPAAYPVFYRTYSRRSSDGKRETWQDVCDRTLAGLVELGTLTDQERDLVSRMQRELKAMPSGRWLWVGGTEWSKNPQNFSGAYNCTSTNVVDWRAFGLMMDLAMMGCGTGAVLEPKYINQLPLIRNKIKVTMRGDIGTTVASQRREEAEIKVDEANSRVEIIAGDSRQGWVKSYQTLLELSTDERFDGEVEAIIDLSDIRPAGERLEGFGGMANPVKLPELYERCAKILNNALGRQLNSIECCLLIDEAAACVVAGNIRRCLPEDALVHTARGLVPIKDVQIGEQVQTPLGYRKVVNKFDQGQQNVHEIETNGPVPRATLNHQIAVFGDAKGQVKWKRLSELSEGDRLMHSNQILTGTSTSLPADTTTQRPEQSRTAKDIRIPKLTAAVAWLIGFTHGDGYVALGRNKHSKPYGRVEWAMNARDNDQRLLSQLRSKIEAGLAEFGLTAAHGSVRGENTAKSVCSSIRLAEYFHTHIKQPNRPLEVPNYILQGSIDVRASYLAGLMDSDGAANSRPPHLVTSVYRNFVRQVAAVLSSLGIAGRLSTTVPTNTNWQVKYNLKLPALKGQYNALIAPHSAKGPVRVGLKTYGFTLSGAMMREAYSYSEMRDTGFQGSYSVGSNYERYVAEADLDLDIPVTVSGLGSYDHVQTYDIEVEEAHCFYCDGYLTHNSAGMRQFDSNDDVATGAKENLWRQDADGNWSIDPTKDALRMANHTRVFHEKPSPQEIETAVRKQFYSGEGAIQWAGEAERRAQGKGRYGLNPCGEILGQDFHCNLAEIHLNQISPNDEQAQNDAFRAGGIAVAALLNHRFVEERYQKSREEDPIVGVSFTGFFDFCVKAFGVEWLEWFAAGRPDTMQGVEFKEKEKAYLSRWKQIVHETVWEYCDRHHIRRPNRCTTVQPAGTKSLLTGASSGWHPPKAQRFIRRITFRKDDPVALACMDYGYSVIPSQSDKDEKGNLLDDPFDPRCTEWLVELPVEVGWANLPGADEVSIEQFSALAQFDFYMQVQKHYTAHNTSATIELRENEVEPLAQRITEAIQNDEGYVSAALLARFDDLQTFPRLPFEPISKERYEEMLLEVRSRRQTEDFHAALERHDAGELVEAGPAGCDSDKCLMPEKKPS; from the coding sequence ATGGTTCAAGAACTTAAGCGATCGCACACAAAAAGTCCTTTCCCAGAAGGCGCACCCGCTGCCTATCCCGTCTTCTATCGCACCTACAGCCGCCGCTCTAGTGATGGCAAACGGGAAACTTGGCAAGATGTTTGCGATCGCACGCTAGCCGGACTGGTGGAACTAGGTACCCTCACTGATCAAGAGCGGGATCTTGTCTCTAGAATGCAGCGTGAGCTTAAGGCGATGCCCTCTGGTCGCTGGCTATGGGTAGGTGGTACGGAGTGGAGCAAAAATCCTCAGAATTTCTCCGGTGCTTACAACTGTACGAGCACCAACGTTGTCGACTGGCGTGCGTTTGGCCTGATGATGGATTTGGCAATGATGGGCTGCGGCACGGGAGCCGTCCTAGAGCCAAAGTACATTAATCAGCTGCCGCTTATTCGAAACAAGATTAAGGTGACGATGCGGGGTGATATCGGCACGACAGTCGCTAGTCAGCGCCGAGAAGAGGCTGAAATTAAGGTAGATGAAGCCAATAGTCGCGTTGAGATTATTGCAGGCGACAGCCGGCAAGGTTGGGTGAAGTCTTACCAAACCCTGCTGGAGCTATCGACTGATGAGCGCTTTGACGGAGAAGTAGAGGCGATCATCGATCTCAGTGATATTCGCCCAGCGGGGGAGAGGCTAGAGGGTTTTGGCGGAATGGCTAATCCGGTGAAGCTACCGGAATTGTATGAGCGCTGTGCCAAAATTCTGAATAATGCGCTAGGTCGTCAGCTCAATTCTATTGAGTGCTGTCTGCTGATTGATGAAGCAGCAGCTTGTGTTGTAGCTGGCAATATTAGGCGTTGCCTGCCGGAGGATGCGCTTGTCCATACGGCAAGGGGACTCGTACCGATTAAGGATGTTCAAATTGGCGAGCAAGTTCAGACGCCGCTAGGCTACCGCAAGGTCGTGAACAAGTTCGATCAGGGGCAGCAGAATGTTCACGAGATCGAGACAAATGGGCCTGTGCCAAGGGCAACGTTGAACCACCAGATAGCTGTTTTTGGTGATGCGAAGGGTCAAGTTAAGTGGAAGCGGCTATCTGAGCTAAGTGAGGGTGATCGCCTCATGCACAGTAATCAGATACTCACTGGAACATCGACTTCCCTACCGGCTGATACAACGACTCAACGACCGGAGCAAAGCCGCACCGCTAAGGATATTCGTATTCCTAAGCTGACTGCTGCCGTAGCATGGCTAATTGGCTTTACGCACGGTGACGGATACGTTGCATTGGGACGAAACAAGCATAGTAAGCCCTATGGTCGCGTGGAATGGGCTATGAACGCGCGTGACAATGACCAGAGATTGCTTTCGCAGCTACGGTCTAAAATCGAAGCTGGGCTAGCCGAGTTTGGACTAACTGCGGCTCATGGCAGCGTTCGAGGCGAAAATACCGCCAAGTCAGTTTGTTCTAGCATTCGCTTGGCCGAGTACTTTCATACGCATATCAAGCAGCCTAACCGACCACTTGAGGTCCCTAACTATATTTTGCAAGGCTCTATAGATGTACGAGCCTCATACTTAGCTGGACTAATGGATAGCGATGGCGCGGCGAACAGCCGTCCTCCCCATTTGGTGACTAGCGTTTACCGCAATTTTGTTCGTCAGGTAGCAGCTGTTCTTTCTAGTTTGGGAATTGCAGGGCGTCTTTCGACAACCGTCCCGACCAATACAAACTGGCAAGTCAAGTACAACCTCAAGCTACCGGCGCTAAAGGGGCAATACAATGCATTGATTGCACCACATTCTGCAAAAGGCCCTGTCCGTGTAGGGCTTAAGACATACGGCTTCACTTTAAGCGGTGCGATGATGCGCGAAGCCTATTCCTATAGCGAAATGCGAGACACGGGATTTCAAGGTAGCTACAGCGTTGGCTCTAACTATGAGCGCTATGTTGCCGAAGCCGATCTCGACTTAGATATCCCGGTGACTGTCAGCGGGTTAGGCAGCTACGACCATGTACAGACCTATGATATAGAAGTTGAAGAAGCCCATTGCTTCTATTGTGACGGCTACCTTACTCATAACAGTGCGGGTATGCGTCAGTTCGACAGCAACGATGACGTTGCGACGGGTGCGAAAGAGAATCTTTGGCGACAAGATGCGGATGGGAACTGGAGCATCGACCCGACTAAAGACGCGCTGCGGATGGCGAACCACACTCGCGTGTTTCATGAAAAGCCATCACCTCAAGAAATTGAAACGGCGGTACGGAAGCAGTTTTATTCTGGAGAGGGAGCGATTCAGTGGGCAGGAGAGGCTGAAAGGCGAGCGCAAGGCAAGGGACGCTACGGTCTGAATCCTTGTGGAGAAATTTTAGGTCAAGATTTTCACTGCAACTTAGCTGAGATTCATCTTAACCAGATTAGTCCGAATGATGAACAGGCTCAAAATGATGCGTTTAGAGCAGGTGGAATTGCGGTTGCGGCGCTGCTAAATCACAGGTTTGTAGAAGAGCGCTATCAGAAATCACGCGAAGAAGATCCGATCGTAGGCGTTTCATTCACAGGCTTCTTCGACTTCTGCGTGAAGGCGTTCGGCGTAGAGTGGCTAGAGTGGTTCGCTGCAGGTCGCCCGGACACTATGCAGGGAGTGGAATTTAAGGAGAAAGAGAAAGCGTATTTGAGCCGTTGGAAGCAGATAGTGCATGAGACGGTTTGGGAGTATTGTGATCGCCACCACATCCGCCGCCCTAATCGCTGCACCACTGTTCAACCCGCCGGCACAAAGAGCCTGCTTACGGGTGCATCCTCTGGCTGGCATCCGCCAAAAGCGCAGCGCTTTATTCGCCGAATCACCTTCCGCAAAGACGATCCGGTGGCGCTAGCCTGCATGGACTATGGCTATTCAGTCATTCCATCTCAGTCTGACAAAGATGAGAAGGGCAATCTACTAGACGATCCTTTTGATCCACGCTGTACCGAGTGGCTAGTGGAGCTACCTGTAGAAGTCGGCTGGGCCAATCTACCGGGCGCTGATGAAGTATCGATTGAACAGTTTTCTGCACTGGCACAGTTTGATTTCTACATGCAGGTGCAAAAACACTACACGGCGCACAATACATCTGCCACGATTGAGCTCCGTGAGAACGAGGTTGAACCTCTAGCGCAGCGAATCACTGAAGCAATTCAAAACGACGAAGGCTATGTATCGGCGGCGTTGCTAGCCAGGTTTGATGATTTGCAAACGTTCCCTCGACTGCCGTTTGAGCCCATCAGCAAAGAGCGGTACGAAGAGATGCTGTTGGAAGTGCGATCGCGTCGCCAGACCGAAGACTTTCACGCCGCTTTAGAAAGGCATGACGCGGGTGAACTGGTTGAGGCCGGTCCTGCAGGCTGTGATTCTGACAAATGCCTAATGCCAGAAAAGAAACCTAGCTAG
- a CDS encoding cyclopropane-fatty-acyl-phospholipid synthase family protein yields the protein MALAKESKRLDTTNFSTKQAPVKRSISYRTTRAVSRIFNAAQMGFAEAYINGLEVPDSVIRSTIQASMPIFFRYFPGLLAPYEWVLTETDRMAEGSQDLMKLQYDLPQPMLNQMLGNWEVIYPKYSAGLWERGAKDLKESQMHMIDQVIERLDIQDGDHILDCGCGWGCVPNYILSKFPNVRFTGLNLSHEQCEFMRNKMKDAKSYLSSGRFTLCEGDLNKAEFKEKFDKVLTLGLFEHVGNLTLAFENLASLIKDNGKIFIHIITVRTPNNMSSGFTHKYIFPHGRYWNYDAVPNCNHDLKTVQRWYMNGMNYHKTLTVWLDRFDASHDTVKDLDYGMDYPKFRRMWRLYLLMLGTIFGTCDGEYNGNGQFLLEKA from the coding sequence ATGGCTTTGGCAAAAGAATCGAAGCGTCTCGATACAACAAACTTTTCTACAAAACAAGCACCCGTGAAACGGTCGATTTCGTACCGAACCACTCGCGCAGTCAGTCGAATTTTCAACGCGGCACAGATGGGATTTGCTGAAGCCTATATCAATGGGCTAGAAGTTCCAGACAGCGTGATCCGCTCGACAATCCAGGCATCGATGCCTATATTTTTCCGATACTTCCCAGGCTTACTAGCGCCTTACGAATGGGTACTCACCGAAACCGATCGAATGGCTGAAGGCTCGCAAGACCTGATGAAGTTGCAGTACGATCTGCCCCAGCCCATGCTCAATCAGATGTTAGGTAACTGGGAGGTCATCTACCCCAAATATAGTGCTGGTCTTTGGGAACGCGGTGCAAAAGACCTTAAAGAGAGCCAAATGCATATGATCGATCAAGTCATCGAGCGACTTGATATCCAAGATGGCGATCATATTCTTGATTGCGGCTGTGGTTGGGGCTGCGTTCCCAACTATATCTTGTCTAAATTCCCAAATGTTCGCTTTACTGGCCTGAACTTAAGCCATGAGCAGTGCGAGTTCATGCGAAATAAGATGAAAGACGCTAAGAGCTATCTGAGTTCAGGGCGATTCACGCTTTGTGAGGGCGACTTAAACAAGGCTGAGTTTAAAGAGAAGTTTGATAAGGTTCTGACGCTTGGCTTGTTCGAGCACGTAGGGAATCTGACGCTAGCTTTTGAAAACCTGGCTTCACTAATCAAAGATAATGGGAAAATCTTTATTCATATCATCACGGTGCGAACGCCTAACAATATGTCTTCTGGGTTTACGCACAAGTATATCTTTCCCCATGGGCGATATTGGAACTATGACGCGGTGCCGAACTGTAACCACGATCTTAAAACGGTTCAGCGCTGGTACATGAATGGAATGAACTATCACAAAACGCTGACGGTCTGGCTAGATCGCTTTGATGCCAGTCATGACACTGTGAAAGATCTTGACTATGGAATGGACTATCCTAAGTTTCGGCGCATGTGGAGGCTTTATCTACTGATGCTCGGGACAATCTTTGGCACTTGTGATGGTGAGTACAACGGCAATGGCCAGTTTTTACTAGAAAAAGCGTAA
- a CDS encoding flotillin family protein yields the protein MSEPISQPNLLSNKGSFDVSDQPNYPLTQTNSSRSAELNKELGEFAQLSLQPAETQQAINTSQVALGGSIFLTLIVITAVIAFLKACLRICKPNEILIISGRKYKQPDGREVGYRVVFGGRALVIPIIEQVERMDMTTMPIPVEVSNSYAKGGTPLNIQAIANVKVSSKRNIVGNAIERFLGRNRSEIRRVVRETLEGNLRGVVANLTPEQVNEDRLNFAERIAEDVARDLNKLGLQLDTLKVQSVTDDMGYLSSIGRRQIAKIVRDAEIAEAEALGQAERIEADCQKRAEMFKSQALTITQQKQNELRKIKAELDQRSKSEEERTAAAAKEARARAEQQLQTVRAKLERLRLQADEVLPAEARREAQALHAKGAAAETAENAKAAAAVNEMLAQVWQETGASSNQIFLLQQIEMILKEAAAIPDRMQLQNINVVDNGDGKAIASLANVYPEVVRQFLDQVKQTLGIDVIGTLNSHSIASPDIPTESLKS from the coding sequence ATGAGCGAACCAATCTCTCAGCCCAACCTCTTGTCGAACAAAGGTAGCTTTGATGTGAGTGATCAGCCAAACTATCCGCTGACCCAGACGAATTCTAGCCGCTCCGCAGAACTCAACAAGGAGCTTGGCGAGTTCGCTCAGCTAAGCCTACAGCCTGCCGAAACTCAACAAGCTATCAACACCAGTCAAGTAGCACTAGGTGGTTCGATTTTTCTGACGTTGATTGTAATTACCGCAGTGATTGCATTCCTAAAAGCCTGTTTGAGAATATGTAAGCCCAATGAGATTCTGATTATCTCCGGTCGTAAGTACAAACAACCAGATGGTCGAGAAGTCGGCTATCGAGTGGTATTTGGTGGGCGGGCTCTGGTGATTCCGATTATCGAGCAAGTCGAAAGAATGGATATGACTACGATGCCGATTCCGGTGGAGGTGAGCAATTCTTATGCGAAAGGTGGAACGCCATTGAATATCCAGGCGATCGCAAACGTTAAAGTCTCTAGCAAACGCAACATCGTCGGCAATGCGATTGAGCGCTTCTTGGGCCGCAATCGCTCTGAGATTCGCCGGGTCGTTCGTGAAACCCTAGAGGGGAACTTGCGGGGTGTCGTGGCTAATCTTACGCCTGAACAGGTCAACGAAGATCGCCTCAACTTCGCCGAGCGGATTGCTGAAGATGTGGCCCGCGATCTTAATAAGCTAGGTCTACAGCTCGATACGCTCAAAGTTCAAAGCGTTACGGATGATATGGGCTATCTCAGCTCTATTGGTCGCCGACAGATTGCGAAGATTGTCCGCGATGCCGAAATTGCAGAGGCAGAAGCACTAGGCCAGGCTGAACGAATCGAGGCAGACTGCCAGAAGCGAGCCGAGATGTTTAAGTCTCAAGCCTTAACGATTACACAGCAAAAGCAAAATGAGCTGCGTAAGATTAAAGCCGAGCTAGACCAGCGCTCGAAATCAGAAGAAGAGCGCACGGCGGCAGCGGCGAAGGAGGCTAGAGCTAGGGCCGAGCAGCAACTGCAGACAGTTAGAGCCAAATTAGAGCGATTACGTTTGCAAGCTGACGAAGTCTTACCCGCCGAAGCCCGCCGAGAAGCGCAGGCATTACACGCTAAAGGCGCTGCCGCTGAGACCGCAGAAAATGCTAAAGCCGCCGCTGCTGTGAATGAAATGCTCGCTCAAGTGTGGCAGGAGACGGGCGCAAGTTCTAATCAAATCTTCTTGCTGCAGCAAATTGAAATGATCTTGAAAGAAGCGGCAGCGATTCCTGATCGGATGCAGCTGCAAAACATCAACGTGGTTGACAACGGAGATGGCAAGGCGATCGCGAGCTTAGCGAATGTCTATCCCGAAGTGGTCAGACAGTTTTTAGACCAGGTCAAACAGACCCTGGGAATTGATGTGATTGGAACGCTAAACTCGCACAGCATAGCTAGCCCCGACATACCTACAGAATCGCTTAAATCATGA
- a CDS encoding flotillin family protein: MGGLIIILLAAAGLGSFTIKNLYYICQPNEVLIFAGSSRKMGNTKVGYRLVKGGSSIRTPLLEKVMRMNLNNMIIELKVSNAYSKGGIPLHVSGVANIKIAGEEPTIHNAIERLLGKPRKEIEKIAKETLEGNLRGVLASLTPEQVNEDKIAFAKSLLNEAEEDLEKLGLVLDTLQIQNISDEVRYLDSIGRKQQADLQRDARIAEAEAKAESEIQTAENEKITQVRRLERDTGIAQAAAEQRTQDALTMRAAVIAEAESEIASELARIQADVPVQQERIKQVLEQLKADVIAPAEADCKRAIAQAKGNASTIIEEGKAQAEGTRSLAESWIAAGDRARDIFLLQKLEVLLKTLTATVPEVAVQNVTVIDTQSGNLATQAAAFMAQLKQTAGIDLAAAINGLNSDSNSSSSNENGNGVKGSLPPAE, encoded by the coding sequence ATGGGAGGACTCATTATCATCTTGCTGGCCGCCGCTGGGCTAGGTTCTTTCACTATCAAGAATCTGTACTACATCTGTCAGCCGAACGAAGTGCTGATCTTTGCGGGCAGCAGTCGCAAAATGGGTAATACCAAGGTAGGTTATCGGCTAGTCAAAGGCGGTAGCAGCATTCGCACTCCCCTACTTGAAAAAGTGATGCGAATGAACCTCAACAATATGATCATTGAGCTAAAGGTTTCTAACGCCTATTCAAAAGGAGGCATTCCGCTACATGTCTCGGGGGTAGCTAATATCAAAATCGCAGGCGAAGAGCCAACTATTCATAATGCAATTGAGCGGCTATTAGGTAAGCCTCGCAAAGAAATTGAAAAGATAGCTAAGGAAACACTAGAAGGTAATCTTCGAGGTGTGCTGGCCAGCCTGACCCCTGAGCAAGTGAATGAAGACAAGATCGCGTTTGCCAAAAGCCTACTGAACGAAGCCGAAGAAGATCTTGAAAAGCTGGGCTTAGTGCTAGATACTTTGCAGATTCAGAACATCTCTGATGAGGTGCGCTATCTTGATTCGATTGGCCGCAAACAGCAGGCCGACCTACAACGAGATGCACGGATTGCAGAAGCAGAGGCTAAGGCGGAATCAGAAATTCAAACAGCTGAGAATGAGAAGATTACTCAGGTGCGTCGGCTAGAGCGCGATACCGGCATCGCTCAAGCAGCGGCTGAACAGCGAACCCAAGATGCTTTAACGATGCGAGCGGCTGTGATTGCAGAAGCCGAATCAGAGATTGCTTCTGAGCTAGCGCGTATTCAAGCAGATGTGCCCGTACAGCAAGAAAGAATTAAACAGGTGTTAGAGCAGCTCAAGGCGGATGTGATTGCACCAGCAGAGGCCGATTGCAAACGCGCAATCGCTCAGGCAAAAGGAAATGCCTCTACCATTATCGAAGAAGGAAAAGCTCAGGCCGAAGGTACCCGTAGCCTAGCCGAATCTTGGATAGCAGCAGGTGATCGAGCTCGCGATATCTTCTTGCTACAAAAGCTAGAAGTTCTGCTCAAGACGCTGACGGCTACCGTTCCTGAGGTTGCTGTACAAAACGTTACGGTCATTGACACTCAATCTGGCAACCTAGCGACTCAAGCAGCGGCGTTCATGGCTCAGCTCAAGCAAACCGCAGGCATTGACTTAGCGGCTGCAATCAACGGTCTCAATAGCGACTCAAATAGTAGTAGTAGTAACGAGAACGGTAACGGTGTAAAGGGGTCTCTTCCCCCAGCTGAGTAA
- a CDS encoding SirB1 family protein, which translates to MRLSPAGQRFYQEVQKSNGRISLAAAALYIAQEEYWDMDPGVYLEKLDQMASTVRSRLPRGRYPLKVIQVINEYLFEELKFSGNQVDYYDPDNSYLNCVLDRRLGIPISLSLVYLEVAHRVRFPMVGVGMPGHFLIRPVIEEMEVFVDPFHQGEVLFVADCQERFRQLFPQAQWQSDFLNGVMPKSFLARMLMNLKSIYIQLEAYKQAISVLDKLLLLRPLDTLQLRDRGLLHHQLQNDRLAKQDLESYLRSHPTPPDSLKIQQILAGLNRS; encoded by the coding sequence ATGAGACTTTCTCCCGCTGGGCAACGCTTCTATCAGGAAGTCCAAAAATCTAACGGCCGAATTAGCTTAGCCGCTGCAGCGCTTTATATAGCTCAAGAAGAGTACTGGGATATGGACCCAGGGGTTTATCTAGAGAAACTCGATCAGATGGCCTCAACTGTGCGATCGCGCTTGCCAAGGGGCCGATATCCTCTGAAGGTGATTCAAGTTATTAATGAGTATTTGTTTGAGGAACTTAAGTTCTCAGGTAACCAAGTCGACTATTACGATCCAGATAATAGTTACTTAAACTGTGTGTTGGACCGGCGGCTGGGCATTCCAATTTCGCTGTCGCTAGTGTACTTGGAGGTTGCCCACCGAGTAAGGTTTCCGATGGTAGGTGTGGGAATGCCCGGACACTTTTTGATCCGCCCTGTGATTGAAGAGATGGAGGTATTTGTTGATCCCTTTCATCAGGGGGAAGTGTTGTTCGTCGCTGACTGTCAGGAACGATTCAGGCAGCTGTTTCCCCAGGCGCAGTGGCAGTCAGATTTTCTAAACGGGGTCATGCCTAAATCATTTCTAGCGAGAATGCTGATGAATCTAAAGAGCATCTACATACAGCTTGAGGCATACAAACAAGCGATTAGTGTGCTAGATAAACTGCTGCTGCTTCGACCTCTAGATACGCTGCAATTACGCGATCGTGGCCTGTTGCACCATCAGCTGCAAAACGATCGGCTGGCTAAGCAGGATCTAGAGAGCTACTTGCGATCGCACCCTACCCCTCCTGATAGTCTCAAAATCCAACAGATTCTCGCTGGTCTCAACCGTAGCTAG
- the hisA gene encoding 1-(5-phosphoribosyl)-5-[(5-phosphoribosylamino)methylideneamino]imidazole-4-carboxamide isomerase: MDVIPAIDLLEGRCVRLFQGDYEKSQVFNDNPVEVAKQWEAEGATRLHLVDLDGAKAGKPENWQAIKAIVAAVDLPVQVGGGLRDADRVSALFDLGVQYAILGTAAVENPELVGQLSSQFPERIIVGIDAREGKVATRGWLETSEVMAVDLAKRMEEQGTAAIVYTDIKRDGTMKGPNLAALRELATAIKTPVIASGGVSSTSDLMSLLGLVPAGVSGVIVGKALYTGDVVLKDAIRAVGPGRWQDVPPDLGTSAIA; the protein is encoded by the coding sequence ATGGATGTCATCCCGGCTATCGATCTGCTAGAAGGGCGCTGCGTACGACTATTTCAAGGCGACTATGAAAAGTCGCAGGTCTTTAACGATAACCCCGTAGAGGTCGCGAAGCAGTGGGAAGCCGAGGGCGCGACTCGTCTGCATCTAGTTGACTTAGACGGTGCTAAGGCAGGCAAGCCGGAAAACTGGCAGGCGATTAAAGCTATTGTAGCGGCCGTTGATCTGCCTGTTCAGGTGGGGGGTGGACTGCGCGATGCTGACAGAGTGAGCGCTCTGTTTGATCTAGGTGTGCAGTATGCGATTCTAGGTACCGCCGCTGTCGAAAATCCAGAACTCGTGGGACAGTTAAGCAGCCAGTTTCCTGAACGGATCATCGTCGGTATTGACGCGCGTGAAGGTAAAGTTGCAACTCGAGGCTGGCTAGAGACTTCTGAAGTCATGGCTGTTGATCTAGCCAAGCGTATGGAAGAGCAAGGCACCGCCGCTATTGTCTATACAGATATCAAGCGTGATGGCACAATGAAAGGCCCAAACTTAGCGGCCCTTAGAGAACTCGCAACGGCTATCAAAACGCCTGTGATTGCCTCGGGCGGTGTTAGCTCTACTTCAGATTTGATGAGTTTGCTAGGACTGGTGCCTGCAGGTGTCTCCGGTGTAATCGTTGGGAAAGCACTATACACAGGCGATGTCGTGCTCAAAGACGCGATTAGAGCAGTTGGCCCAGGACGCTGGCAAGATGTGCCACCGGACTTAGGAACTTCTGCGATCGCCTAG
- the guaA gene encoding glutamine-hydrolyzing GMP synthase, which produces MTSQTPVSLAHTTDSLVTVESSKLNRQMLAILDFGSQYSELIARRIRETEVYSEVLSYRTSAEQLRQLNPKGIILSGGPNSVYDKGAPACDPEIWNLGIPVLGVCYGMQLMVQQLGGQVERVERGEYGKASLLVDAGTDILKNVADASTMWMSHADSVTRLPEGFEVLAHTVNTPQAAIANHQKKFYGVQFHPEVVHSTEGSTLIRNFVYDICQCEPTWTTEAFVEEAIREVRAKVGDQRVLLALSGGVDSSTLAFLLHKAIGEQLTCMFIDQGFMRKREPERLIEIFNNRFHINVEYIDARDRFLAKIKGVTDPEEKRKIIGHEFIQVFEEESTRLGPFDYLAQGTLYPDVIESADTNVDPSTGERVAVKIKSHHNVGGLPEDLRFKLIEPLRKLFKDEVRKVGTAVNLPEDIVRRHPFPGPGLAIRILGEVTAERLHILREADYIIRQEIRRSDSYHDFWQAFGVLLPVRSVGVMGDQRTYAYPIVLRLVSSEDGMTADWSRAPYELLENISNRVVNEVEGVNRVVYDITSKPPGTIEWE; this is translated from the coding sequence GTGACTTCTCAAACTCCAGTCTCATTAGCCCACACTACCGACTCTTTAGTCACTGTTGAATCCTCTAAGCTCAATCGTCAGATGCTAGCGATTCTAGATTTCGGCTCACAATACTCTGAGCTGATTGCTCGCCGCATTCGCGAAACAGAAGTGTATTCAGAAGTGCTCTCTTATCGCACCAGTGCTGAGCAGCTTCGTCAGCTAAACCCTAAAGGAATCATTCTCTCGGGTGGACCTAATTCGGTCTACGATAAAGGTGCTCCGGCCTGCGATCCTGAAATTTGGAATTTGGGAATTCCAGTACTAGGGGTGTGCTACGGAATGCAGTTGATGGTGCAGCAGCTTGGCGGACAGGTCGAGCGGGTGGAGCGTGGCGAGTACGGCAAGGCCTCACTGTTAGTTGATGCAGGTACTGACATTCTGAAGAACGTGGCCGACGCTTCAACGATGTGGATGAGTCATGCTGACTCAGTCACGCGGCTACCAGAAGGATTTGAGGTACTTGCTCATACGGTGAATACGCCTCAAGCGGCGATCGCCAACCACCAAAAGAAATTCTATGGCGTCCAGTTTCATCCAGAGGTCGTTCACTCTACCGAAGGCAGCACCCTGATTCGTAATTTTGTCTACGATATCTGTCAGTGCGAACCCACCTGGACTACCGAAGCTTTTGTCGAAGAGGCTATCCGAGAGGTGCGCGCAAAAGTGGGAGATCAGCGAGTCCTATTGGCCCTATCTGGAGGGGTGGACTCTTCTACGTTAGCCTTTCTGCTGCACAAAGCGATTGGTGAACAGCTGACCTGCATGTTTATCGATCAAGGTTTCATGCGTAAGCGTGAGCCTGAGCGCTTGATCGAAATTTTTAATAATAGATTTCATATCAACGTGGAGTATATCGACGCTAGGGACAGATTTCTAGCCAAGATCAAGGGAGTCACTGACCCAGAAGAAAAGCGTAAAATTATTGGCCACGAGTTCATTCAAGTCTTTGAAGAAGAATCGACTCGGCTTGGACCTTTTGACTATCTAGCGCAAGGAACGCTCTATCCTGACGTAATTGAATCTGCTGATACCAATGTCGATCCGAGTACGGGAGAGCGAGTTGCCGTCAAGATCAAAAGTCATCACAACGTCGGTGGGTTGCCAGAAGATCTAAGATTCAAGCTGATCGAACCACTGCGAAAACTCTTTAAAGATGAAGTGCGCAAAGTTGGAACTGCGGTGAACCTACCCGAAGACATCGTTCGACGACATCCCTTTCCTGGCCCCGGTTTAGCAATTCGTATCCTGGGCGAAGTGACAGCTGAGCGTCTTCATATCCTCAGAGAAGCTGACTATATCATCCGACAAGAGATTCGTCGTAGCGATAGCTATCATGATTTCTGGCAGGCATTCGGCGTTTTATTACCGGTGCGTAGCGTTGGGGTTATGGGCGATCAGCGTACCTATGCTTACCCAATTGTGCTGCGCTTAGTCAGTAGTGAAGATGGGATGACAGCCGATTGGTCACGAGCACCTTATGAGCTACTAGAAAATATTTCCAACCGGGTAGTCAATGAAGTGGAGGGCGTTAATCGAGTGGTTTACGATATTACGTCCAAGCCACCTGGCACGATTGAATGGGAGTAA